The Haloprofundus salinisoli region CGCCCGATACTTTCCTTACGCCGCCAGACGAACGAGTGCCATGGGTTTCCACACCTTCGATATCGACCGCGCTGACGCCTTGGAGGACGAGAGTCGCTACCGCCACCTCTCGGCCGAGGAGCTGCTCGCGGTGCTCCGTCCCCACCCTGAGATGACCGTCGCGGACCTCGGCAGCGGCACCGGGTTCTACACCGACGACGTGGCCCCGCACGTCGGCCACCTCTACGCCGTCGACGTCCAGGAGGCGATGCACGACATCTACCGCGAGAAGGGGTTCCCCGAGACGGTCGAGACCGTCGTCGCCGACGTGGCGTCGCTGCCGTTCGACGACGGCGCGCTCGACGCGGCGTTCTCGACGATGACGTACCACGAGTTCGCGGGCGAGGCGTCGCTGGCAGAACTCTCTCGGGTGCTCCGACCCGGCGGGCGATTTGTCGTCGTCGACTGGACTGCGACCGGCGCAGGCACCGCGGGGCCGCCGACGGACGAGCGCTACAGCGTCGGCGAGGCGGCTTCGGCGCTCGAAAATGCAGGCTTCTCCGTCGACCGCGCCGAGTCGCGCACGGAGACGTTCCTCTGCGTCGCGTCCGTTTGAGTCGCCCGTCTCGGTCACGCCGTTGTGACCCGAGAGTAGCGAAAAAATCCCAGTTCTTTCAGTCGAGGTCGATTCCCGCGTAGCGGTCAACGGCGACGACGAGCGCACCACCGACCAGCGCCGCGACGGCGAACGCGACGAGGACGTCCGTCGTCCACGACCCGCCGTGTTCGGCGAGACTTGTCGACAGTTGCGAGACGGGCGCGCGGAGCGCGCCGAAGATGAGCGCGATGAGGAACGCGAACGTCGCCTCGCGGTAGTGTTCGAGCGCCCAGTCGACGACGTGGGCGACGGTGAACAGGCCGATGAGCGCGCCCGAACAGAACGTGACGATAGTGACGAACGGACCGACGAGGGCGTCGAGGGTACCGCCGTCGAGGAGGCCGAACACGCCGTCTCGGAACGTCGAGAGCGTGCCGGTCATGTAGAAGTACTGCCCGAGGATGAGCAGCAGCAGCGACCCCGAGACGCCGGGGAGAAT contains the following coding sequences:
- a CDS encoding class I SAM-dependent methyltransferase, with the translated sequence MGFHTFDIDRADALEDESRYRHLSAEELLAVLRPHPEMTVADLGSGTGFYTDDVAPHVGHLYAVDVQEAMHDIYREKGFPETVETVVADVASLPFDDGALDAAFSTMTYHEFAGEASLAELSRVLRPGGRFVVVDWTATGAGTAGPPTDERYSVGEAASALENAGFSVDRAESRTETFLCVASV